The Solea solea chromosome 19, fSolSol10.1, whole genome shotgun sequence genome has a window encoding:
- the ajm1 gene encoding apical junction component 1 homolog, producing MTRTDPPDLLLSTVHRDIKVIPISSHYKSLQPSKQCDSLNYNTLEDSKSKVNKRHCHTFDYKSLEYPSSHQYSMESPYRKAERHAANQDVAWDSLGRQQRYRFSAPDIFSHRLTSQPMAADMASEVVVPEQKRRTRSKSAPRVQTNLTPVSFERCSSSGRKGREYQRAARDSHWRQEESPRRESSYAATRAQKHELHPIKLQPQMGDSSRYSPHYAADTTEDGGMDKPATSPHVRCRMDIKPDDAALHHSGQKQSTPQMDIPWQRHHSAGSRSLTVPRHFSYSRTPTPTDSLGPESRQAYQYSRSMPNTFLQSMDIPSQRMPPSGDYYGRERRAHSSPSVPTKFFYADNPGRYVTTVQPTSYYHDERYTPGQAYTPKVQYVQDPRTRMVHAVTTRPYYPEMESYPYSVQTGYPKTYTANEPGPYIIQTPPTRMFYGDDPRSYQIQTAPPRFYYPSDVYAMPPEHHVPARAYYTEGRRHARVIQAQTDDWYGSEASGYSTNPASYVSQVTPTRVRQEPVLAHWYTNPCVEPQRISTDSKSYSRSWDNILNYHGEKEQPPPVQRRQSYDDLLDSRKPAADAADKPEPVVVNLSSSPRRYAALSMSDNSLIDKSPTETVKSSTSKLWFVTPEITITDNDIQPGKLNKAEGRSASWDVLDSRNIKGPELSQCDFESATKEKTHDNASLQQSLEQLDELLADLVTDYKPPSRRASEDILDQLKKLIDEEEAASLSRKSSKAGAEEPPPLDKQPTSIRMNPDAFLDMDAASDAMKSADECSPDQSPDEDDAMMCSNNKCRRTETLFNACLYFKSCHSCYTYYCSRNCRREDWDIHKESCLYGRMGSTCRHIIKHCRETVEVHKAFSRIAKVGYLSRGRGVLFLGFPNPASSSNFLQYGLDSLHMSPTYLSLRELDSFRDNLGEYCKELQQAGKEYDPNECFILNVSIAVGEQLPDGPSPRNQAPTVRKYAKVALASFSPERKVQKKESDMETLILTPPPGTADIDKEGEEGRKAREICFINIQRELRIRGVFLRHEYPQVYQQLCEFVESNRRFTPTTIYPIDKRTGKQFMCMIMAASEPRTLDWVGTPHLLDDII from the coding sequence ATGACACGCACAGACCCGCCTGACCTACTGCTATCAACTGTGCATCGAGATATAAAAGTGATTCCCATTTCTTCACATTACAAGTCCCTTCAACCCTCCAAACAATGTGATTCTCTAAATTACAACACACTGGAGGACAGTAAGAGTAAAGTCAATAAGAGGCACTGCCATACCTTTGACTATAAGTCATTGGAGTACCCGAGCTCACACCAATATTCAATGGAGTCCCCATACAGGAAAGCTGAAAGGCACGCAGCCAACCAAGATGTTGCCTGGGATTCCTTGGGCCGCCAACAGAGATATCGCTTTTCTGCTCCAGACATTTTTAGCCATAGGTTGACTTCTCAACCAATGGCCGCTGATATGGCAAGTGAGGTAGTTGTCCCTGAGCAAAAAAGAAGGACCAGGTCAAAAAGTGCCCCTCGGGTCCAGACCAATCTCACCCCTGTGTCTTTTGAAAGGTGCTCTTCATCAGGGAGGAAGGGAAGGGAGTACCAAAGGGCTGCAAGAGACTCTCACTGGAGACAAGAAGAATCACCACGCAGGGAATCATCGTACGCTGCAACAAGGGCGCAAAAGCACGAACTACATCCCATTAAGTTGCAACCGCAAATGGGCGACAGCAGTAGATATTCACCTCACTATGCTGCCGATACGACtgaggatggagggatggataaACCAGCAACTAGCCCTCATGTCAGGTGCCGGATGGACATCAAACCGGATGATGCAGCCTTACATCATTCTGGACAGAAACAGTCTACACCACAAATGGACATTCCGTGGCAGAGGCACCACAGTGCAGGGAGTAGGAGTCTGACTGTACCACGCCATTTCTCCTACTCAAGAACACCAACCCCCACTGACTCATTAGGTCCAGAGAGTAGGCAAGCTTATCAATATTCCCGCAGCATGCCAAACACTTTCTTACAATCCATGGATATCCCCTCACAAAGAATGCCTCCATCGGGTGATTACTACGGAAGGGAAAGAAGAGCTCACTCGAGTCCCAGTGTGCCAACAAAGTTCTTTTATGCAGACAACCCAGGGCGATATGTGACAACTGTTCAACCAACCTCGTACTATCACGATGAACGTTACACACCGGGACAAGCATATACTCCCAAAGTGCAATATGTGCAAGATCCAAGGACTCGAATGGTGCATGCTGTCACTACAAGACCTTATTATCCTGAGATGGAGTCCTATCCATACTCTGTGCAAACAGGGTATCCCAAAACCTACACAGCAAATGAACCAGGGCCATACATTATACAGACACCTCCAACTAGAATGTTTTATGGGGACGATCCAAGGTCTTATCAAATCCAGACTGCTCCACCAAGGTTTTACTATCCCAGTGATGTGTATGCAATGCCACCCGAGCATCACGTCCCAGCGAGGGCATATTACACAGAAGGTCGAAGACATGCTCGAGTTATTCAGGCTCAAACAGATGACTGGTACGGCTCAGAAGCCTCTGGTTATTCCACTAATCCTGCCTCTTACGTATCTCAAGTCACTCCAACCAGAGTCCGGCAAGAGCCTGTGTTAGCACATTGGTACACTAACCCGTGTGTAGAACCTCAAAGAATCAGCACAGATTCCAAATCTTACTCAAGGTCCTGGGACAATATTCTCAACTATCATGGAGAGAAGGAGCAACCTCCTCCTGTGCAGCGGCGTCAGAGCTATGATGATCTTCTTGACTCCAGGAAGCCTGCGGCAGACGCAGCTGACAAGCCAGAACCAGTGGTTGTCAATCTCTCCAGTTCCCCAAGACGCTATGCAGCCTTATCAATGTCTGATAACTCACTAATTGACAAAAGTCCAACAGAGACTGTAAAGAGCAGCACCAGTAAACTCTGGTTTGTCACTCCAGAGATAACAATCACTGACAATGACATTCAACCAGGGAAACTTAATAAGGCTGAAGGGCGGTCTGCCAGCTGGGATGTTCTTGACTCCAGAAATATCAAGGGTCCAGAATTGTCTCAGTGTGACTTCGAAAGCGCAACCAAAGAGAAGACACATGACAATGCCTCACTACAGCAAAGCCTAGAACAACTTGACGAGCTTCTTGCAGATCTTGTGACAGACTACAAGCCGCCGAGCAGAAGGGCCAGTGAAGACATTCTGGATCAACTCAAGAAGTTAATTGACGAAGAGGAAGCAGCGTCGCTGTCCAGAAAGAGCTCAAAGGCAGGTGCGGAGGAACCGCCACCTCTTGACAAGCAGCCAACCTCGATACGAATGAATCCAGATGCTTTTCTAGATATGGATGCAGCTAGTGACGCTATGAAGAGTGCAGATGAGTGTTCCCCAGATCAGAGCCCAGACGAGGACGATGCAATGATGTGCTCCAACAACAAATGTCGGAGGACAGAGACCCTTTTCAACGCTTGCTTATATTTTAAATCCTGCCACAGCTGCTACACCTACTACTGTTCCCGTAACTGTCGCAGAGAGGACTGGGACATTCATAAAGAAAGTTGCTTGTATGGAAGAATGGGCAGCACATGTCGTCACATCATCAAGCACTGCCGGGAGACTGTAGAAGTCCACAAAGCCTTTTCACGTATAGCAAAAGTCGGCTACCTTTCTCGGGGTAGAGGAGTTCTCTTTCTTGGTTTTCCAAATCCAGCCTCATCCAGTAATTTTCTGCAGTATGGTTTGGATAGTCTACATATGTCTCCTACCTACCTATCTCTTCGGGAGCTTGATAGCTTCAGGGACAATCTGGGGGAGTACTGCAAAGAGCTGCAGCAAGCTGGTAAAGAGTACGACCCAAATGAATGCTTCATCCTGAATGTATCCATTGCTGTAGGTGAGCAACTGCCCGATGGGCCATCGCCAAGGAACCAAGCTCCAACTGTGAGAAAATATGCAAAGGTCGCCCTGGCCTCCTTCAGCCCCGAGCGGAAAGTTCAGAAGAAAGAGAGTGACATGGAAACGCTGATCCTCACGCCACCGCCTGGAACGGCAGATATCgacaaagagggagaggaaggcaGGAAGGCCAGGGAAATCTGTTTCATCAACATACAGCGAGAGCTGAGAATCCGAGGGGTTTTCCTACGCCACGAATATCCACAAGTGTATCAGCAGCTCTGTGAGTTTGTGGAAAGTAACAGAAGGTTCACACCCACAACCATCTACCCTATTGATAAAAGGACCGGTAAACAGTTCATGTGCATGATTATGGCTGCCTCCGAGCCCAGGACCTTGGACTGGGTAGGCACCCCGCATCTCCTAGATGACATTATTTAA